TCCTAAGCTGatcattttttataattgtcCTTTGTTCATTTCTAATAAACTGAGATTGAaagagtatttaattttaaatttaagttataataaattgaaattaaatactcATTCAATCTTAGTTTACTAGAAATGAACAAACAAGGACAATTAAAGTTGAGATTAATACAAGATATGGTAATTCCACTCTAATGAAAGTTAAGGTTTTTCAACATCATATTATTAAGTtgtcaaaattataatatttcattcacGATATTATTTAGTGCCAAAAACTgattgcattaaatataagTGCTATGATcgatatttaatttgtatagtatatacGCTTTACTACaacgaattttaaatatttaggcAACAGAATTCCTGACTTATATTGTacatagtaaaatatatagtcatatacagtagaatccggttatagCGACTTTCAAGGGACCGTCGTTATATCCTGAGCACCTACAAaccaaaagttgaaaaataaaattttgtttattttatggttgccattggtttttaaaatgcaactaattagtgttttaatcaatttaatttgtatgggGACCCTCCAAGTCATCGAATTTTCGTCTCAAAAACCGGACGGACGCTATAAGCGGCGTCGTTATAGccggattctactgtattTAGAAAGTCAGTTTTAGTTTctagaaactttttttttagttttagtagTACGTAgtctgttttattttaccatttaattattttatttaaaagtatgatatataaaatgtaatgatACATCAAATTGTTGCTTACTCGTTTTGCTAAGCAGCTAAAAAAAAGTGTGTTACTTGTGTGACTGATTTAAAAATTGACAATTCgctttaaattcatttagtttaactaagaattcaatttaaataacaatacaatttcttacaaatattgcaaagcatgaaaagtgaaaatatattttaatccCTAcctaatacaataataatatacgtagcttttactttttttgttgaacaGCAATAATTTTGTCTGAAAATTGTGtttataatagtatttttcaatttcaaacgCGCAGATCGctagcactgctatttcaaagtttacAGCTGTAGATATATAcgtatactttttttttttaaacagcTATAAGAATAATTTGCTGTGATTGATTTTTAGATAGACAATTCGCTACAAAGAATAAACTTCAAGTTGAAGTAAACAATTAAACACATAATAAGCAGCAATTAATTATTACTAAGCTAAGTAAATGAAGTGTTTGTAAGCAATCTAAAGCTGATGTAGAACCTATTAACTTTATGATTTAAATAGCAATCATGCCGCATCGAGACTGCACTACAGAGTATGTGCCACAAAACGTTTGTTGCATAAATCAAGTGTCTGCGCGTTTTCGGCGCGTTTATTATCGCTCGCCTGCATCTTTTGCTGGCAATTCATCTCATTCTCATGCACACACTCAGATTTCGGATGTGGATTTCGATTtggttataaaaaaaaaacaaatataaatgcatttgccaTAATTAATTCCATTTGCACATGCAaacgttgcgcatacgcctcGTAGaccaaaccaacaaaaaaaagaaaaaaaaacaaaaaagctgtTAAAATTGAAGTGTGCAGCTGACTTATCGTTTGGGGCGCATTAGACACGCCCACTggcaagtgttgttgttgttgctgttgtctagCCTGGGAAGCTGTTGATGGCTTTGCTTTCGATGTTgctgcgacttcgacttcgagttcgactttggctgctgctgtcgatgctgatgttgatgtgtTTTGACTTGTGCGCTGATTTACGGCCCAGCGCCTGCCGCGCAGCAATTTGTTTGACTGCCAcaaagcaagcagcaagcaagcagaGGAGATGTTGCCAAGGCCAACAGTTGCTGGCTGCAACAGGCTCAAATTAACGCGCCAGTCGCCACATAACTTGCCGTACGCATAAAACATGTTAAGTAATCAATTGCTGGACGGTACAATGCAATGGAAGCCAAGTGTTCATTGCCAATGCCAAAGGCAATGTGCGGCCACAGTTGCCACATTTTTAAGGGCTACCAAACACGTGCaacaactgctgttgctgttgcctgcctttgttgctgctgctgctgcaacttcaAAGTATCCTGCGGCATAATGCGCTTAATAAACCATGAATCACTGTCCAAGAGCCTGTCAGGCTGTCTCGACTGCGCCGTCTGTTGCctgcttgcctgcctgcctgcttgttgctgttgtgtctGGGGGCAGCAACATTGATTTTGTCACGACGCAAACACTTTAAAGCAACAGCCAACAATTGCTAAAGTGCGCGCGCTGCGTCCACGTCCAAGTAAATGATGTGCGCATGTGATAAAGGGCTCCGCAAACGAGCTGAGCGCAGACTCCAAACTCGACTTTGACTTTAACCctagttgctgttgtcgtcgtcgtcgttgttgtcgcttgaGTGGCATAAAAAACGACTTGCACTTGGActtcagagagagagcgagagagtgagctCCATGGGGGCTATCAACATTCTCAGGTGCGCCAGGtctcttttgtttctttgccCATGGCCAATGGCTCTgctttgcacacacacacagcttcttcttcttcttcagctgcagccaaaaattgttgttgccagttgcgaCCTAAAGCCCACCATCCGTGCCTAGTTAAGTTGTTAGCTGCCCTCGGGGAGCAAAGCCAGCGAAATACTcccaattgcagttgcaatcccagttgctgctgctgttgcatgcaacttATGCAAGTTCCCTTTCGGATCCAAGCCATCCGCCATCCAGGCATCATTAATCAGCTCGGGTTCATCAGCGGCAACATGGTTCATTAGCTTtggttagttgttgttgctgttgtggctgttgttgctggcgtgcCCATTTGGCGGCCTGCTGTCGACGATTCTAATCATAAGGCaccagcagcgacaacaacagcagcagcagcaacagttgttgcGGTTTTcctacagcagcaacagcagcaaccacaaccgCATTGCTCTCTCGTCTGCCGCAAGTTAATTGGCTAGAagttttacatacatactagATGCAACTCCCCAAAAACTTTGGCGGCAAAGCAGcgtctgttgttgtcgttgctgctgttgttgttgttgctgcttcggCTTATTTGGTAGCAACGTCAGCGAGGCATTATCAAATCCCGctgctcattgttgttgttgttgctgcttgtggtTGTCGCTGTGCCTTATGCATATTTACTCGTTCGTATGTTGCCCAAGCCCAAAGACTTTGGCAGTGATCTTGTCGTCGCGAGTGCCACGTCTGATTACGCTGACAGTTTCCCGCAGCTTTAAGCAGCTACTGTTAGTTGCAACAGCGTGGGAAACTTTGCCAACTTGGCCCAAAAACTCAACATGTAAGAACGCTACTGTTCTGTGTCTGATTCACTGAGAGATACTGGGTGGACAATTTAAGGGGAATACACAAACAATTGCTTATCAttcatacttaaaatataaatacatatatatgaatacTTTTTCCCCATCAAAACTTATATTCTTCTTTAATTTAacgtttaaaaaaaaacaacattgaccaacaatattttctttaaacacATTCACttgtaaatgtttttgttttattatttgaataaaatgttataattaTCAATATTGAAATGATCTCTATGTTTTAGATTACATTTAACTTTTTATGGAGCGGTTAGAGACTGTGattttattcataataaagaaattaagttacattgaacaaaaaaaagtattgtcaacaaatttgttgtctTAAGCTCTTTTAGTCGCTGAAATCTTGGAGTTTTATGCggcggacagacaggcagacggaTAAAGCGAAATCCCTTTGACTGATGCTGATTCTAATAAAGTATTCTATTAATTTCACTATCAATTAGATCAATTTAGTTGGAATTCATAAAAAGAAGTATTCTCGCTCTAGTATGGTGGCTCTAGTTTTTATAATCTCTGAGAAATTAGATTTTAAAtgggcggacagacagacagacgaataAAGCCAAATCGATTTAACTAATGATGATTCTAGTAAAGTATCCTGATTATCAATATCAAAATGATGGTATTTGGCGTTAACATTACATTAACCATTTTATCGAGCcgccaaaataaatttagtagCTTTTGATACAAAGAATTGTCAACAAATTTGGAGTCCTTATGAATTTTTTGTCCCTAAGATCTAGAAGTTTAAATGGGCGGAGAGACACAGACTGATAACACAAAATCACCTGAACTTATGCTGattctaataaaatattttgattatctATACCAATTAGATTAATTTGGTtgcatttaatacaaaatagtaTTCTCCACATATTTGGGGTCCTTAACTTCCTATAATCTCCGAGATTTAGGGTGGCGGtcatacagacagacggatagagTAAAATTATGGTGATTATAAGTATGCTAATTATATACTATTAATTGAgttgcatttaatataaataagtatacTCCAACCAAAGGCAGTCTTCAACTtcttataatctctgagataTGGGTTTTAACtaggcggacagacagacagaccaGATATACCCTACCGGGTATAGAAAAATGTTATCAATGTCATGGCAAAATGCTTAAGGGAGTGCTAAGCTAAAAGACTAATTAAAAGAGCTCGCATCAGTGGAGCATGCAACACTCAGCAGCAAGCATCGCGACCAGCGTTGACAAATCATGCCAACAAGTCTATCAAAACCTGACAACAATTTGCATCTTGCCGGTCGAGTTCATCATATACTCGtatgttatttatgttaaacCAGACAGACGactagcagcaacaactgctcCTGTTTTCATAAAAGTTGAAGCTACTGTGCGCAACAAACAACAGGatgcataaaatttatgaaacaaCGACGCCTTTTGCTCACATAATTAAATCAGACAAAGCGCAGCTCATGTAAATCCAAAAAGTGAGGAGGAAAAAAGGCAGAGCTGCAAAGTTGAGAGCTGAGATTCGAGACTAGTCTCGAATAGTTGACCGGATGCGGCAGACCAGAAATGCAGCTTGactatttttaattaccaTTGCGAGctaaaagctaaagctaaaggcAACAGCTGCTGTGTCTGGCACTGTAATTGTTATAGTTTGTCAAGTGGGGAGTGGGGAGGGATGAGAAGCTGCAACTTGCGAGGCATGCGAATCAATTACACACAGAGACTCTGCTTCAAGCCCGGCAATCGACGTCGCCGGCGATTAACTGCAGTGACTTTACctgttctctctttctctcaagTCTCACAGTCTCAGACTCGCAGTCTCAATCTGTGTGTGAGCGCTTTCATTAAAGTGCAAATTATGACTTGCCAGTTCCGCCAGGTGTTGGCCTGTCCTATTTGTCTTTAGTCGCCGCCGCTGTTCACTGTTCACTGTTCTCCATCCATCGCCGCCCTTTTCTTCTCTCGATATAAAGTTATCAACGCCGATCGTCGTCATCCGCTGCAACATTAATTAGCGCTCTTTgcacaatttataaataaatttatggcGCCAAGCGCTGAGCTTCGATTGCCACAACAACTTCGTTGTATTTCAAAtcaaacataaacacaaaaactaaaaacatgcaaaacttaaataaaaacatttgtacCATCGTTCCGTAATGATTACAACTAATCTCCAATTAACTGCTCTGCAGTTTCTTCCTTTTAAGAGCACTTGCAACAGCCGATGACCTCCGTGAAGTAGATGTGATAATCGAGTACCTCGTAAACCTTTTCCTGCACATTCGACTCGATCTCATTGTAGGCCATGTGCCAGCGACAGTTGTTGCCACGTTTCGATTTAATCAAACGACACAGAAACTTCATCAGCTCGTAGACTTCGTCTATTTTGTTGTCATCCACCAAATAGCAGAAGCTCATAAACATCAAGTTCACATCCGCTGGCTGCGGCGTATCCTCCGTCTTCACCCAGGTGATTATCATTTTCTTGAATTCAGGATCAACTCCGTCGTTCTGCCCCACCAATTGTGTTGGTGATGCTACTTTGGCTACTTCCTTGGCAGCCGGCTCAGCTGGCTCTATTATCCCTTCTGGAATTGTTTTGGTATTCTTCAAATACTGCAGGATTTGGGGATGCATGTGATTTGGCAATTTCTTCACATAATCCACCACAATTTGATCGGAGCGACAAGCGGCGCGTTTCAGCTGCCGCTCAAGCGCCACTTTCGAAGTCGATGGCTGCAGATCGCTCACACTCAAAGGACTTGTGCTGGGGGACAACGAACGTCGCCATCCTGGCAACGGTGGCGAATTTGGAGGCGTCGATGGGAGGAACTCCTGAGGCGAAGGCGATCGACTGATCGATCGCATTCGTCGCGTCTTTAAAGGTGATTTTCGACGGCTTACGTGACTGCTCAGTTCAGTATTAACTTTGGCTGATGGCAAATACTCATCCGGAAAGCTGAGAATTTCGCGACGTAAATCCTCGGGCAGTTGAGCCAACACTTCCGGATCGAACTGCTCAATTTTTGCTTGCATTGACGTCCTTGCGGGTTTAAACTGCAAGTCGATTGCCTTCTTTGGACTGTCGtcaagttgttgtttcttCTCCTCCTCGATATTTTCCTCAAACAAATCATTGCGCATGGATATGCGTGTGTTTCCCGTTGGTAGTTGCTCAAAGCCTTTGCGCTGTCGATTTGCTGCCGCAGTCATTAACATGGTAAGCACATTGACCTTTCCTGAATTCTTAGGTATCTCAACTTCCGGCTCCTTTACCTTGGCTATGGACACATCTACTGGTTTAgctacaaattgaaatcaagaaagtaaaaaattgaagtttcaacgtaaaattttgaatttgtacttactcttttgtttttctgacATTTTCACAAACATATTCTTGATGACATTCTCCTTCTTCGACTCGACAACATCGTCCAACTTGCTTAGATGTATGCCAATGCCGCGCAGCTCATGCGGCGGATATCCCGACTCCTTCATCATGCGTAGCACATTCGATGTAATGACCTGAACATCATTGGTGCTCTGCTTTAGCAGCACAGACTTTGTCTGATTGTCGCAGACGCCGTGACCCATAAACTTGGAGGTTTCCACGGGCGCCTCGGCAGCGCGCACCATCAGCTTCAGTGTAATCGATTTGGCTTTGCGCTTAATCTCAGTGAGTCGAGTATGAACCTCTACGCTCAGCTGCTGTAGAAATGTCTCCAGATCTTCGTTTTTCGTAAAGCGTATGCCATAATTCACCTCAGCTGAGACAGATTTGCGTTGCTACAAGTGAAcatacattaattttatacaaCTTCAATGATAATTGAGCGAGTGACTCACCTGCTCATAGATCAAGGGACGCGGATCGAGGCCACGACAATTTTGATACAGTGTTTGCGCCATCTTCTTGCCCAGCAGCATCTCTAGACTCACCAGCGAAGCTTGCTGCACATCGCCACATGTCTTCATGCCCGCTTGGTTGAGTCTATAGGTCGTGCTGCTGCCCACACCGGGCAGCACGTCAATGTCCAGAGAGGCCATATAATTGGCTGCATCTTCAGTCTCCAGCAAATGCTGGCCATTTGGTTTGGCCACCTTGGTGGCCAGACGAGCCATTAATCTTGGAAAAAATAAACGTTACTTGATGtttactatttaaatacaattaaagtaCTCACTTGTTGTCGCCAAC
This is a stretch of genomic DNA from Drosophila albomicans strain 15112-1751.03 chromosome 3, ASM965048v2, whole genome shotgun sequence. It encodes these proteins:
- the LOC117568910 gene encoding DNA repair protein Rev1, encoding MGRDDDNGFGDWGGYFEAKKSKLEEQFAAASDPFRKSNIFDGISIFVNGRTNPSADELKRIMMVHGGIFHHYERSHTNFIIASNLPDVKVRKMDTSKIISAQWVVDCVSESRVLDYKPYLLYTNQKTTQPRINFSKGKNNNSTATDMDMDETERLSKELGGVLKELQQAVATSPDKNTTNISNNNSITNISATTNPGRALTAVDPAFLGEFYKNSRLHHIATLGAGFKQYVCDLRQSHANKSFEKREAMRSFLMKKPKPLMPTTVKRRVMHIDMDCFFVSVGLVNHPELRGLPVAVTHSKGGSGASDVPVHPQANRQVEQELFAQRFEQHLHNNVLADKVRGGFDKKMSLSEIASCSYEARAKGIRNGMFVGQALKLCPDLKTIPYDFEHYRQVAFALYDIVASYTLNIEAVSCDEMFVDLTDLLQDLQVDAMTFVSLLRQEVREATKCPCSAGVGDNKLMARLATKVAKPNGQHLLETEDAANYMASLDIDVLPGVGSSTTYRLNQAGMKTCGDVQQASLVSLEMLLGKKMAQTLYQNCRGLDPRPLIYEQQRKSVSAEVNYGIRFTKNEDLETFLQQLSVEVHTRLTEIKRKAKSITLKLMVRAAEAPVETSKFMGHGVCDNQTKSVLLKQSTNDVQVITSNVLRMMKESGYPPHELRGIGIHLSKLDDVVESKKENVIKNMFVKMSEKQKTKPVDVSIAKVKEPEVEIPKNSGKVNVLTMLMTAAANRQRKGFEQLPTGNTRISMRNDLFEENIEEEKKQQLDDSPKKAIDLQFKPARTSMQAKIEQFDPEVLAQLPEDLRREILSFPDEYLPSAKVNTELSSHVSRRKSPLKTRRMRSISRSPSPQEFLPSTPPNSPPLPGWRRSLSPSTSPLSVSDLQPSTSKVALERQLKRAACRSDQIVVDYVKKLPNHMHPQILQYLKNTKTIPEGIIEPAEPAAKEVAKVASPTQLVGQNDGVDPEFKKMIITWVKTEDTPQPADVNLMFMSFCYLVDDNKIDEVYELMKFLCRLIKSKRGNNCRWHMAYNEIESNVQEKVYEVLDYHIYFTEVIGCCKCS